Within the Solibacillus silvestris genome, the region CATGCACATCGGGATGCTACAATTCAATATTTAATAATAGCTGTTGTTTTTTTCCTGCAATTATTATTTTATGAACGAATGCATCAATACCTCTATTTAAATAGTTTTGTAAAAGCAATTTATCTGATTTATTGGACGATTTATATTACGGTTTTTGTCAGTTATATTACGTATGTATTAACGATATGGGTGTTTCCAAATACACCTACATTGGTTTTAATAACAATATTTTTATCTGTATGTCTTTATGCCAGTATCAGTAGACCTGAAACTGCCGTTAATATAGGTGTTGTACTCATTCCAATGCTTTTATTGTTTTTAATATTCATGTTTTTAACAGTGCCGAATTTGAATGTGACCAATTTGCTTCCTCTTTTTTATGATCGGTCAAATACTTGGTTTAAAGGTTTTATTTATTGTACTTATGCATTTGGCGGTGCGGAAACGTATATAATTCTTCGAAAGTATTTGGCGATAAATGGTAAAATTTCCAAAAAGGCAATTGCTATTTATTTCATTATCTTAACAAGCTTTTATTTATTATCGATATCTTTTACTTTAATGTATTTTTCACTAAATAAAATTACACTCATTCCTGAACCAATTTTGTATATATTACACTCTGTTGAAGTGACATTTGTAAAACGGCTGGATTTGTTTTTTGTATATATTTGGCTTTCTTGGTCATTGGTTACAATTGTCAATTATGTACTTGTGATGCGCCTTGTATATTTTGAGAAAAAAATAAAATCACCTAAAATAAAGCTATTTATTTTTTTTACCGTTGTTACCATATCAGCCAATTTACTTATCCGTTTTTCAATAATTGATTTTTTTAAAGTTTACTTAGTTTATGGTACTGTTCTTTTTACCTTTTTGTTGCCGATGATTATTATTCTTTTCAATAGAGTGAGGGGGCGAACTTTATCCGAATCGGAAAAATCATCTTAATAATAACACCACTTATACTAGCGGGATGCTGGGATGAGAGGCTTTATAAGAATTCATCCGTCGTATCGCTTACTGGCATAGAAGGTGAAATAGGAGAATTGACTG harbors:
- a CDS encoding spore gernimation protein is translated as MTLQLTKAQLFLLMFVIQTGFVYISVQHQIIEHAHRDATIQYLIIAVVFFLQLLFYERMHQYLYLNSFVKAIYLIYWTIYITVFVSYITYVLTIWVFPNTPTLVLITIFLSVCLYASISRPETAVNIGVVLIPMLLLFLIFMFLTVPNLNVTNLLPLFYDRSNTWFKGFIYCTYAFGGAETYIILRKYLAINGKISKKAIAIYFIILTSFYLLSISFTLMYFSLNKITLIPEPILYILHSVEVTFVKRLDLFFVYIWLSWSLVTIVNYVLVMRLVYFEKKIKSPKIKLFIFFTVVTISANLLIRFSIIDFFKVYLVYGTVLFTFLLPMIIILFNRVRGRTLSESEKSS